The following proteins are co-located in the Siansivirga zeaxanthinifaciens CC-SAMT-1 genome:
- a CDS encoding NAD-dependent epimerase/dehydratase family protein, giving the protein MILVTGGTGLVGSHLLFNLVSNNKKVRAIYRNEQKLKNTKDVFACYTKNFETLFNSIEWVKADILNITELDYAFKDVTYVYHCAALVSFEPNRYKQLRKINIEGTANVVNFCLFHNIKKLCYVSSIATLGKEVNDGFITEDSIWNPEDDNSVYAITKYGAEMEVWRGTQEGLQAVIVNPGVILGAGIWKYGTGNLFRKAQKGIKYFTSGTIGLIAVEDVVKIMILLLESDIVNQRYILVAENWTYKRFLQTLSLSVNAKKPEKLASASLLYFAWKLDWLKHKLTGKRRILTKHLAESLTSETYYSSVKVTKALEVSFTPIEVTIAHIANLYLKQD; this is encoded by the coding sequence ATGATTTTAGTTACTGGAGGCACAGGCTTAGTTGGTTCGCATTTACTTTTTAACCTTGTTAGCAATAACAAAAAGGTTCGCGCTATTTATAGAAACGAACAAAAACTTAAAAACACAAAAGATGTGTTTGCCTGCTATACTAAGAATTTTGAAACACTATTTAATTCTATTGAATGGGTTAAGGCCGATATTTTAAATATTACCGAATTAGATTATGCCTTTAAAGATGTAACTTACGTCTACCATTGTGCAGCTTTAGTATCGTTTGAACCCAACAGATATAAACAATTACGCAAAATAAATATTGAAGGCACAGCCAATGTTGTTAATTTTTGTTTGTTTCATAACATTAAAAAATTATGTTATGTAAGTTCTATTGCTACACTTGGTAAAGAAGTAAACGATGGTTTTATAACCGAAGATTCTATTTGGAATCCCGAAGACGATAACAGTGTTTATGCGATTACAAAATATGGTGCCGAAATGGAAGTTTGGCGAGGCACTCAAGAAGGGTTACAAGCTGTTATTGTAAATCCTGGGGTTATATTAGGTGCTGGCATCTGGAAGTACGGCACAGGAAACTTATTTAGAAAAGCTCAAAAAGGAATTAAATACTTTACTTCAGGAACCATAGGTTTAATAGCTGTTGAAGATGTAGTGAAAATTATGATATTACTTCTAGAAAGCGATATTGTAAACCAACGCTATATACTTGTAGCAGAAAATTGGACTTACAAGCGCTTTTTACAAACTTTAAGCCTATCTGTAAATGCTAAAAAACCTGAAAAATTAGCTAGTGCTTCGTTACTTTATTTTGCTTGGAAATTAGATTGGTTAAAACATAAGTTAACAGGAAAACGACGTATACTTACCAAACATCTCGCCGAATCTTTAACCTCAGAAACATATTACTCGAGTGTTAAAGTTACAAAAGCCTTAGAAGTTTCTTTCACTCCAATAGAGGTGACTATAGCTCACATTGCTAATCTCTATCTGAAACAGGACTAA
- the tyrS gene encoding tyrosine--tRNA ligase encodes MIKNFVEELTWRGMIHTVMPGAEEHLMEQMRSAYVGFDPTADSLHIGNLVPIMLLAHYQRCGHKPVALVGGATGMIGDPSGKSNERNLLDEKTLRHNQESIKKQLAHFLDFESDASNAATLVNNYDWMKDFSFLEFIRDVGKHITVNYMMAKDSVKNRISSDSSEGMSFTEFTYQLVQGYDFLHLYREKDCSIQMGGSDQWGNITTGTELIRRISGGKGFAITCPLITKSDGSKFGKSEGGNVWLDANRTSPYKFYQYWLNSSDEDAEKYIKIFTFLTEEEIKALVIQHNEAPHLRALQKRLAEEITTMVHSKDDLENAIKASEILFGNSTGDDLKQLNEQTFLDVFDGVPLTEISESDIVSGLDIIAALAEKGGFLKSNGEARRALKENSISVNKEKVQEGYMISKADLINDKFVLLQRGKKNYFVLRLV; translated from the coding sequence ATGATAAAGAATTTTGTTGAAGAATTAACCTGGAGAGGTATGATTCATACCGTAATGCCAGGAGCAGAAGAACATTTAATGGAACAGATGAGAAGTGCATATGTTGGCTTCGATCCTACTGCAGATTCTTTACATATTGGAAATTTAGTACCCATTATGCTATTGGCACATTACCAACGTTGTGGGCACAAGCCTGTGGCCTTGGTTGGTGGCGCTACAGGTATGATTGGGGATCCGTCTGGGAAATCGAACGAGCGTAATTTGTTAGACGAAAAAACCTTGCGTCACAATCAAGAATCTATTAAAAAGCAATTGGCTCACTTTTTAGATTTTGAAAGCGATGCGAGTAATGCGGCTACTTTAGTGAATAATTACGATTGGATGAAAGACTTCTCGTTTCTAGAGTTTATTCGCGATGTAGGTAAGCACATTACAGTAAATTATATGATGGCGAAAGATTCTGTAAAAAATAGAATTTCTTCAGATTCATCTGAAGGTATGAGTTTTACCGAGTTTACATATCAGTTAGTACAAGGATACGATTTTCTTCATTTATACAGAGAAAAAGATTGCTCCATTCAAATGGGAGGAAGCGACCAATGGGGAAATATTACAACGGGAACCGAGTTAATACGTCGTATTTCTGGAGGAAAAGGTTTTGCTATTACTTGTCCGTTAATAACAAAATCCGATGGGTCTAAATTTGGAAAATCTGAAGGCGGAAATGTTTGGTTAGATGCCAACAGAACATCACCTTATAAATTCTATCAATATTGGTTAAATTCAAGCGATGAGGATGCCGAAAAGTATATTAAAATATTTACTTTTTTAACCGAAGAAGAAATAAAAGCACTAGTTATTCAGCATAATGAAGCGCCGCATTTAAGAGCCTTACAAAAACGATTGGCAGAAGAAATTACAACCATGGTACATTCTAAAGATGATTTAGAAAATGCGATTAAAGCCAGCGAAATTTTATTTGGAAACTCTACTGGAGACGATTTAAAACAGCTTAACGAACAAACCTTTTTAGATGTTTTTGATGGTGTGCCACTTACCGAAATTTCAGAATCTGATATCGTATCAGGGTTAGATATTATAGCAGCATTAGCTGAAAAAGGCGGTTTTTTAAAATCGAATGGAGAAGCCAGACGTGCTTTAAAAGAGAATTCTATTTCTGTAAATAAAGAGAAGGTGCAAGAGGGCTATATGATTTCAAAAGCCGATTTAATAAACGATAAATTCGTGCTCTTGCAGCGTGGTAAAAAGAATTACTTTGTTTTAAGATTGGTATAA
- a CDS encoding T9SS type A sorting domain-containing protein: MKKSYFVILFFTTLFFASQNGFSQNNNGKDFAHNNIENLSIYPNPVTNNQTVIYINSKNNLTKKIEFYDILGKLISTTYINRKELNIAHLNRGVYILKITENNITEVKKLVIK; this comes from the coding sequence ATGAAAAAAAGTTACTTTGTAATCTTGTTTTTTACGACCCTGTTTTTTGCTAGCCAAAACGGATTTAGCCAGAATAATAATGGCAAAGATTTTGCTCATAATAACATTGAAAATCTCAGTATTTATCCTAATCCGGTAACAAATAATCAAACCGTTATTTATATAAATTCCAAAAACAATTTAACTAAAAAAATTGAATTTTATGATATTTTAGGAAAACTTATCTCCACAACCTATATTAATAGAAAAGAACTTAATATTGCTCACTTAAACAGAGGTGTTTATATTTTAAAAATAACCGAAAACAATATTACAGAGGTTAAGAAATTAGTGATAAAGTAA
- a CDS encoding response regulator transcription factor, producing MKKKDIKILLVDDEPDILEIVGYNLTSEGYQVITAENGHEGVKKAKKEQPQLIILDVMMPEMDGIEACEIIRKNPDLENTLIVFLTARGEDYSQVAGFDAGADDYITKPIKPKVLVSKVKALLRRFKDEEVSDTVKIGSLIINRDEYKITSKGKEIVLPRKEFELLSLLASKPGKVFKRDEILDTVWGNEVVVGGRTIDVHIRKLREKIGDDSFKTIKGVGYKFVD from the coding sequence ATGAAAAAAAAGGATATTAAAATATTATTAGTTGATGACGAACCAGATATTTTAGAAATAGTTGGTTATAATTTAACAAGTGAAGGCTATCAAGTAATTACCGCCGAAAACGGTCATGAGGGCGTAAAAAAAGCCAAAAAAGAACAGCCTCAATTAATTATTTTAGACGTTATGATGCCTGAAATGGATGGCATTGAAGCTTGTGAAATTATTAGAAAAAATCCAGATTTAGAAAATACACTTATAGTATTTTTAACGGCAAGAGGTGAAGATTATTCGCAGGTGGCTGGTTTCGACGCTGGTGCCGATGATTATATTACCAAACCTATAAAACCCAAAGTTTTAGTTAGTAAAGTAAAAGCACTTTTAAGACGTTTTAAAGACGAAGAAGTTTCAGATACCGTTAAAATAGGTAGTCTTATTATTAACAGAGACGAGTACAAAATTACTTCCAAAGGAAAAGAAATTGTTCTACCAAGAAAAGAATTTGAATTACTATCTTTACTAGCATCAAAACCAGGTAAAGTTTTTAAACGCGATGAAATTCTTGACACGGTTTGGGGTAACGAAGTTGTGGTTGGTGGTCGTACCATTGATGTGCATATTAGAAAATTACGTGAAAAAATAGGCGACGATAGTTTTAAAACAATAAAAGGAGTAGGCTATAAGTTTGTAGATTAA
- a CDS encoding LuxE/PaaK family acyltransferase, with the protein MIDSQALFNIKTETEFENLALQVFKFQFNNNRIYRSFCDLLYIHTSDVKTLNDIPFLPIQFFKTHEILSSDDTIKATFTSSGTTGTATSKHLVTDLSIYKESFTRGFELFYGPVEDFVILALLPSYLEREGSSLIYMVDAMIKTSKHKESGFYLNNISELKEALIRLDSEGKKVLLIGVSFALLDLVETYNFQLKNTIIMETGGMKGRRKELIREELHAQLKVGFGVNTIHSEYGMTELLSQAYSQGNGIFKCPDWMRVLVRDTEDALSILPENKVGGLNIIDLANINSCAFIATQDLGSVNKNGCFEVIGRFDNSDIRGCNLMVL; encoded by the coding sequence ATGATAGACAGTCAAGCGCTTTTTAATATTAAAACCGAAACAGAATTCGAAAACTTAGCATTGCAAGTTTTTAAATTTCAGTTTAACAACAACCGAATTTACAGGTCGTTTTGCGATTTATTATACATACATACCAGTGATGTTAAAACATTAAACGACATTCCTTTTTTACCCATACAGTTTTTTAAAACGCATGAAATATTAAGCAGTGACGATACTATTAAAGCAACCTTTACCAGTTCTGGAACTACAGGAACCGCGACAAGCAAACATTTAGTAACCGATTTAAGTATTTACAAAGAAAGTTTTACTCGAGGTTTCGAATTGTTTTATGGCCCAGTTGAAGATTTTGTGATTTTGGCTTTGTTGCCATCGTATTTAGAGCGTGAGGGCTCGTCGTTAATTTACATGGTCGATGCCATGATAAAAACATCTAAACACAAAGAAAGTGGCTTTTATTTAAATAATATTTCCGAATTAAAAGAGGCACTTATTCGATTAGATTCCGAAGGAAAAAAAGTATTGTTAATTGGTGTTTCATTTGCACTTTTAGACCTAGTTGAAACTTATAATTTCCAATTAAAAAACACTATTATTATGGAAACTGGTGGCATGAAAGGCAGACGAAAAGAATTAATAAGAGAGGAACTACATGCCCAACTAAAAGTAGGTTTTGGCGTTAATACAATTCACAGTGAATATGGCATGACCGAACTTTTGAGTCAGGCTTACTCCCAAGGAAACGGTATTTTTAAATGTCCAGATTGGATGCGTGTTTTAGTTAGAGACACCGAGGATGCCTTAAGCATTTTACCAGAAAATAAGGTTGGCGGATTAAATATTATTGATTTAGCCAATATAAATTCCTGCGCTTTTATTGCCACGCAAGATTTAGGTAGCGTTAATAAAAATGGCTGTTTTGAAGTTATTGGTCGCTTTGACAACTCGGATATTCGTGGCTGTAACCTTATGGTCTTATAA
- a CDS encoding glycosyltransferase, protein MKKRILVAPLNWGLGHATRSIPIINALITHNFEPIIASDGVALTLLQKEFPNLISVELPSYNVTYAKKGKFFKLKIIKDAPKLLKAIKSEKKATIQLIETYKIDGIISDNRLGVYSKHIPSVFITHQLKVLSGTTTWFSTKIHEEFIRKFDACWVPDVKKLPNLSGKLGHPETFEIPTEYIGALSRFEKKDGPVLNDMLVLLSGPEPQRTFLEEKLISELKNYKGTVVFVKGIMQAEQTTEVINNITFYNFMTSSLLEKTINESALIISRSGYTTVMDLAKLGKKAFFIPTPGQFEQEYLAKRLTELKLVPSCAQDDFNLNKLENMDTFKGLKAINFNTDFKKLFSLFESE, encoded by the coding sequence ATGAAAAAACGAATTTTAGTTGCGCCTTTAAATTGGGGTTTGGGTCATGCCACTCGAAGTATTCCTATTATAAACGCTTTAATAACGCATAATTTCGAACCTATTATCGCAAGTGATGGTGTTGCACTTACACTTTTACAGAAGGAATTTCCAAATTTAATATCGGTTGAATTACCTTCTTACAATGTAACCTATGCTAAAAAAGGCAAATTTTTTAAATTAAAAATTATTAAAGATGCACCCAAGCTTTTAAAAGCGATAAAATCTGAAAAAAAAGCCACTATACAACTTATTGAAACTTATAAGATTGATGGTATAATTTCCGATAATCGTTTAGGAGTTTACAGCAAGCATATTCCTTCTGTTTTCATTACCCATCAACTTAAGGTTTTAAGCGGAACAACCACTTGGTTTAGCACAAAAATACATGAAGAATTTATTAGAAAATTTGATGCTTGCTGGGTACCCGATGTTAAAAAACTACCCAATTTAAGCGGTAAACTTGGACATCCAGAAACATTTGAAATCCCAACCGAATACATAGGAGCTTTAAGTAGGTTTGAAAAAAAAGATGGCCCAGTTTTAAACGATATGCTTGTTTTGTTGTCTGGTCCCGAGCCACAACGAACCTTTCTTGAAGAAAAACTTATTTCAGAATTAAAAAATTACAAAGGAACCGTAGTTTTTGTTAAGGGCATTATGCAGGCCGAACAAACCACAGAAGTTATTAATAACATAACGTTTTACAATTTTATGACTTCAAGCTTGTTGGAAAAAACCATTAACGAAAGTGCTTTAATTATCTCTCGATCGGGCTACACCACGGTTATGGATTTAGCAAAACTCGGCAAAAAAGCGTTTTTTATTCCCACACCAGGTCAATTTGAACAGGAATATTTAGCTAAACGTTTAACAGAATTGAAACTTGTACCAAGCTGCGCTCAAGACGATTTTAATTTAAACAAACTCGAAAACATGGATACTTTTAAAGGTTTAAAAGCTATTAATTTTAATACAGACTTTAAAAAGTTATTTAGCCTTTTCGAGAGTGAATGA
- a CDS encoding DUF4296 domain-containing protein, with translation MLKQTLFYFCIILIIASCNKYGGPDKPDNLISKSDMVKILIDSKIISSATSANKIILEKHGVNLETYVFEKYKIDSLQFAQSNSYYAHNIKDYEEIYDKVIDSLERLKVYLNDLKLKLEKEEKKKETDSIDILRAKDSIKRFAIRDSILKIDSLKTQLHLNRKEASHEGVLVSPVSDRD, from the coding sequence ATGTTAAAACAAACGCTATTTTATTTCTGTATTATTTTAATTATTGCTTCTTGTAATAAATATGGAGGGCCCGATAAACCCGATAATTTAATCTCAAAAAGCGATATGGTTAAAATATTAATAGATTCTAAAATTATTAGTTCTGCAACCTCTGCGAATAAAATAATACTGGAAAAACATGGCGTAAATTTAGAGACGTATGTTTTTGAAAAATATAAAATAGATAGTTTGCAATTTGCACAGAGTAATAGTTATTACGCCCATAATATTAAGGATTACGAAGAAATTTATGATAAAGTTATTGATAGTTTAGAGCGTCTTAAAGTGTATCTAAACGATTTAAAGCTAAAACTGGAAAAGGAAGAAAAGAAAAAGGAAACCGACTCGATCGACATATTAAGAGCAAAAGATTCTATAAAACGTTTTGCAATTAGAGATTCTATTTTAAAAATAGATTCACTTAAAACACAATTACATTTAAACAGAAAAGAAGCGTCTCATGAAGGGGTTTTAGTTAGTCCTGTTTCAGATAGAGATTAG
- a CDS encoding polyprenol monophosphomannose synthase — MTDALVIIPTYNEIENIEAIIKAVFSQSDAIHILVVDDNSPDLTALKVKQLQELFPERLHLEVRKEKSGLGTAYIHGFKWSLKNNYQYIFEMDADFSHNPSDLPKLYHACHVNQADVAIGSRYVKGVNVVNWPMSRVLMSYFASKYVRFITGMNIHDTTAGFVCYKRKVLENIDLNHIKFIGYAFQIEMKFKAYLKQFKIEEVPVIFTDRTQGESKLSSGIISEAIFGVISMKLKSLFKKVDTL, encoded by the coding sequence ATGACAGATGCACTTGTTATTATTCCTACCTATAACGAGATAGAGAATATTGAAGCTATAATTAAAGCTGTATTTTCACAGTCAGATGCTATTCATATTTTGGTAGTCGACGACAATTCTCCAGATTTAACAGCATTAAAGGTTAAGCAGCTTCAGGAATTGTTTCCTGAGCGGTTACATCTGGAAGTTAGAAAGGAAAAATCTGGACTAGGAACAGCGTATATTCATGGTTTTAAATGGAGTTTAAAAAACAACTATCAATATATTTTTGAAATGGACGCCGATTTTTCACACAATCCATCCGATTTACCAAAATTGTACCATGCCTGTCATGTTAATCAAGCCGATGTCGCCATAGGTTCGCGTTATGTAAAAGGCGTAAATGTTGTAAATTGGCCCATGAGTCGCGTTTTAATGTCGTATTTTGCATCGAAATATGTGCGTTTTATTACAGGAATGAATATTCATGATACTACCGCAGGGTTTGTTTGTTATAAACGCAAAGTTTTAGAAAATATCGATTTAAATCATATTAAATTTATTGGCTATGCCTTTCAAATTGAAATGAAATTTAAAGCATATTTAAAACAATTTAAAATAGAAGAAGTACCAGTAATTTTTACCGATAGAACACAAGGCGAATCAAAATTAAGTTCAGGAATTATCTCGGAAGCTATTTTTGGAGTGATTTCTATGAAATTAAAAAGTCTATTTAAAAAAGTAGATACATTATGA
- the trmB gene encoding tRNA (guanosine(46)-N7)-methyltransferase TrmB: MGSKNKLRRFRENETFSNVFQPTRDELVNETYRLKGQWNKTVFKNNNPLVLELGCGKGEYSVALAKKYPNKNFIGIDIKGARFWRGAKTATEEQLPNVAFLRTQIELIDHAFANEEVDEIWITFPDPQIKYKRTKHRMTNATFLKRYKAILKPDGVVNLKTDSEFMHGYTLGLLHGAGHEVLYANHNVYKQEGSPEEVTSIQTFYESQYLEQNKPITYIRFKIK; encoded by the coding sequence GTGGGAAGTAAGAATAAACTAAGACGATTTAGAGAAAATGAAACATTTTCAAATGTATTTCAACCAACGCGTGATGAGTTAGTAAATGAAACATATCGTTTGAAAGGACAATGGAATAAAACAGTTTTTAAAAATAATAACCCATTAGTTTTAGAATTAGGTTGCGGTAAAGGCGAATATTCTGTGGCTTTGGCCAAAAAATACCCAAATAAAAATTTTATAGGAATCGATATAAAAGGCGCGCGTTTTTGGCGTGGTGCTAAAACTGCAACCGAGGAGCAATTGCCTAATGTTGCTTTTTTACGTACCCAAATAGAATTAATTGATCATGCTTTTGCAAACGAAGAAGTCGACGAAATCTGGATCACCTTCCCAGACCCGCAAATAAAATACAAGCGCACAAAGCATCGTATGACCAATGCAACTTTTTTAAAGCGCTATAAAGCTATTTTAAAACCAGATGGTGTTGTAAACTTAAAAACCGATAGCGAATTTATGCACGGTTATACCTTAGGGTTGTTGCATGGCGCTGGTCATGAAGTTTTATATGCTAATCATAATGTTTACAAGCAAGAAGGAAGTCCCGAAGAGGTTACCAGTATTCAAACATTTTACGAATCTCAATATTTAGAACAAAATAAACCAATTACGTATATTAGGTTTAAAATTAAGTAA
- a CDS encoding LysE family translocator: MNITILFFLGLIIALVGVIPPGLLNMTAAKISLKEGHVRGVMFSIGVCVIVLFQTAIAAIFASYLSNHSEVVKILQRVAFVIFVLITVYFLLIAKKESKELKEPQSRSKKSRFFQGLLMSAINVFPIPYQAYMTVTLASIGWMDFTKISISSYVAGAVMGTFVMLYVYIFFFHKIKDKPIASQRSMNYLIGSITGIISVVTLINIIKDL, from the coding sequence GTGAATATAACCATCCTCTTTTTTTTAGGCTTAATTATAGCATTGGTAGGTGTTATACCACCCGGATTGTTAAATATGACGGCTGCTAAAATTAGCTTAAAAGAAGGCCATGTTAGGGGTGTTATGTTTTCTATTGGAGTTTGTGTAATTGTTTTGTTTCAAACAGCTATCGCTGCTATTTTTGCGAGTTATTTAAGCAATCATTCAGAGGTTGTAAAAATACTTCAACGGGTTGCTTTTGTTATTTTTGTGCTCATTACCGTTTACTTTTTGCTCATCGCCAAAAAAGAATCAAAAGAACTTAAAGAACCCCAATCTCGAAGTAAAAAGAGTCGGTTTTTTCAAGGCTTGCTCATGTCGGCAATTAACGTTTTTCCTATACCGTATCAGGCTTATATGACGGTTACCTTGGCTTCTATTGGTTGGATGGATTTTACCAAAATTAGCATTTCATCTTACGTAGCAGGTGCTGTTATGGGAACTTTCGTTATGTTGTATGTTTATATATTTTTCTTTCATAAAATTAAAGATAAACCCATTGCTTCCCAACGAAGTATGAATTATTTAATAGGAAGTATTACTGGAATTATTTCTGTTGTT
- a CDS encoding sensor histidine kinase, which yields MQQKFKKSYKFAIKTSLYITIFTTLLTSVFLFGFYKVNLLYLIVFFLVTYLFSFMVIQYRVERFIYKRVKKIYDDLTLLESTSITKGTITTDMQTLTEEIDRFARDKKIEIESLKVREQYRREFLGNVSHELKTPLFTVQGYILTLLDGAMDDENLREKYLERASKGIERLGYIVKDLDMITKLEVGDLSLNIEVFDIVELIKGVFEMFEMKAAKKKITLTFDRDYPNPIFVKADKERIQQVLANLIVNSIKYGQEKGTTELSVENLIKNKVIVRVTDNGEGIEKKHLSRLFERFYRVDKSGSRKEGGSGLGLSIVKHIIEAHNERIYVESDFGVGSEFSFTLEKAK from the coding sequence ATGCAACAGAAATTTAAAAAATCATATAAGTTTGCGATTAAAACATCGCTTTATATAACCATTTTTACAACGCTCTTAACGAGTGTTTTTTTATTTGGTTTTTATAAAGTAAATCTGCTTTATTTAATCGTTTTTTTTCTAGTAACCTATCTTTTTAGCTTTATGGTTATTCAGTATCGGGTAGAGCGTTTTATTTATAAACGGGTAAAAAAAATATATGATGATTTAACTCTTTTGGAATCTACTAGCATAACCAAAGGCACCATTACTACAGACATGCAAACCTTAACAGAAGAAATTGATAGGTTTGCCCGCGATAAAAAAATTGAAATAGAATCCCTTAAAGTTCGAGAGCAATACCGACGCGAGTTTTTAGGAAATGTATCTCATGAGTTAAAAACACCTTTGTTTACCGTTCAAGGATATATTTTAACGCTTTTGGATGGTGCGATGGACGACGAAAATCTACGTGAAAAGTATCTAGAACGTGCTAGTAAAGGGATAGAAAGACTGGGTTATATTGTAAAAGACTTAGATATGATTACCAAGTTGGAAGTTGGTGATTTAAGTTTAAATATAGAGGTTTTCGATATTGTAGAACTTATTAAAGGTGTTTTTGAAATGTTTGAAATGAAAGCAGCCAAAAAGAAAATAACGTTAACCTTCGATAGAGATTATCCCAATCCAATTTTTGTAAAGGCAGATAAAGAGCGCATTCAGCAAGTACTTGCTAACTTAATTGTGAATTCTATAAAATACGGACAAGAAAAAGGGACTACCGAGTTAAGTGTAGAGAATTTAATTAAAAATAAAGTTATTGTTCGTGTAACCGATAATGGTGAAGGTATCGAGAAGAAACATTTATCTCGTTTATTTGAACGTTTTTACAGAGTAGACAAAAGTGGTTCTCGAAAAGAAGGTGGCTCTGGTTTAGGACTTTCTATTGTAAAACATATTATTGAAGCTCACAACGAACGTATTTATGTAGAGAGCGACTTTGGGGTTGGTAGTGAGTTTTCATTCACTCTCGAAAAGGCTAAATAA
- a CDS encoding dihydroorotase, with translation MKPKTTLIKNAHIVNEGVILKGDILIEDEFIKEINESISAKSSDVYVIDAEGKYLFPGAIDDQVHFREPGLTEKATIETESRAAVAGGITSFVEMPNTNPQTTTVEKLEEKFEIASKTSYANYSFMFGGTNDNLDEILKVDPKTVAGLKLFLGSSTGNMLVDDPVVLEKIFKSTNMVISVHCEDEATIKKNFQEHLDKYGEDIPIKYHPVIRSEEACYLSSSKAIELAKKTGARLHVFHLSTGKETNLFSNKIPLKDKKITAEVCIHHLWFSDEDYDKKGTLIKWNPAVKTKKDRAQLWEALLDDRIDVIATDHAPHTIKEKNNVYTKAPSGGPLVQHALPAMLEMFHKDKISVEKIVEKMCHNPAILFEIEKRGFIKEGYYADLVLIDLNNPWTVNKENILYKCKWSPFEGTTFKSRITHTFVNGSLVYQNAKVSDVKAAKRLTFNR, from the coding sequence ATGAAACCGAAAACTACATTAATTAAAAATGCTCATATTGTAAATGAAGGTGTCATTTTAAAAGGTGATATTTTAATTGAAGATGAGTTTATTAAAGAAATTAACGAATCTATTAGTGCAAAATCTTCTGATGTTTATGTTATCGATGCCGAAGGCAAATATTTGTTTCCAGGAGCTATCGATGATCAAGTGCATTTTAGAGAACCAGGTCTAACCGAAAAAGCAACCATAGAAACCGAATCTAGAGCAGCTGTTGCAGGTGGTATTACCTCGTTTGTAGAAATGCCAAATACCAATCCGCAAACCACAACAGTAGAAAAGTTAGAAGAGAAATTTGAGATAGCATCTAAAACGTCTTACGCAAATTATTCGTTTATGTTTGGAGGAACAAACGATAATTTAGATGAAATTTTAAAGGTAGACCCTAAAACGGTAGCAGGATTAAAATTGTTTTTAGGATCATCGACAGGGAATATGTTGGTTGACGACCCAGTAGTTTTGGAGAAAATTTTCAAAAGCACCAACATGGTAATTTCAGTTCATTGTGAAGATGAAGCTACCATAAAAAAGAACTTCCAGGAACATCTGGACAAGTATGGAGAGGATATACCTATAAAATATCATCCAGTAATTAGAAGCGAAGAAGCTTGTTATTTATCATCATCTAAGGCCATTGAATTAGCAAAAAAAACGGGTGCCAGATTACATGTTTTTCATTTGTCAACTGGAAAAGAAACCAATTTGTTTTCAAATAAAATACCTCTAAAAGACAAAAAAATAACGGCCGAGGTTTGTATACATCATCTGTGGTTTTCAGATGAAGATTACGATAAAAAAGGAACCCTTATCAAATGGAATCCTGCGGTAAAAACCAAAAAAGATCGTGCTCAATTGTGGGAGGCTTTGTTAGACGATAGAATTGATGTTATTGCTACAGATCATGCGCCACATACGATAAAAGAAAAAAATAACGTTTATACCAAGGCGCCTTCTGGCGGACCACTGGTGCAGCATGCCTTACCAGCTATGTTAGAAATGTTCCATAAAGATAAAATTTCAGTAGAAAAAATAGTTGAAAAAATGTGTCATAACCCAGCTATTTTATTCGAAATTGAAAAAAGAGGCTTTATAAAAGAAGGGTATTATGCAGATTTGGTATTAATAGATTTGAATAATCCGTGGACGGTTAATAAAGAAAATATTTTATATAAATGTAAATGGTCTCCGTTTGAAGGCACTACGTTTAAGTCTAGAATTACTCATACCTTCGTAAATGGTAGTTTGGTCTATCAAAACGCTAAGGTTTCAGATGTGAAGGCTGCAAAACGATTAACTTTTAATAGATAA